A single region of the Latilactobacillus curvatus JCM 1096 = DSM 20019 genome encodes:
- the rnpM gene encoding RNase P modulator RnpM, translated as MKQRKVPMRKDVISQEMKPKKEMVRIVKTAEGEISIDPTGKKSGRGAYVSLEPDAIKTAQSKKILEKTFGIDVAESFYTELFEYVDHQKARLELFGERK; from the coding sequence ATGAAACAAAGAAAAGTACCAATGAGAAAAGACGTTATTTCGCAAGAAATGAAGCCTAAAAAAGAAATGGTGCGGATTGTAAAGACTGCCGAAGGTGAGATTAGTATTGACCCAACTGGTAAGAAATCAGGTCGTGGCGCTTATGTTTCACTAGAACCTGATGCAATCAAGACCGCCCAAAGCAAGAAAATTTTAGAAAAGACGTTTGGGATTGACGTTGCAGAATCATTTTATACAGAATTATTCGAATATGTTGATCATCAAAAGGCTCGGCTAGAATTATTTGGAGAACGAAAATGA
- a CDS encoding L7Ae/L30e/S12e/Gadd45 family ribosomal protein: protein MSEQPDRLLQLLGICMRARQLVSGEEQVLKAIQQQKAKLVFIGSDISQLTQKKLTDKSHFYEIPETKAYTAAQLTQAIGLHRATIAVVDAGFAKKMITLLG from the coding sequence ATGAGTGAACAACCAGACCGTTTATTACAACTCTTAGGTATTTGCATGAGAGCACGGCAACTGGTCAGTGGTGAAGAACAAGTCCTAAAAGCCATTCAACAGCAAAAAGCGAAATTGGTTTTTATCGGCTCAGACATTAGCCAACTGACACAGAAGAAATTGACTGATAAGAGTCATTTCTACGAAATCCCGGAAACAAAAGCGTATACCGCGGCCCAGCTAACCCAAGCAATTGGATTACATAGAGCCACCATCGCGGTTGTTGATGCCGGGTTTGCCAAAAAGATGATAACGCTACTGGGATAA